The following proteins are co-located in the Maridesulfovibrio sp. genome:
- a CDS encoding 4Fe-4S dicluster domain-containing protein, whose translation MKRIYPDRELCIGCGLCVLGCLAAHSKSNDLILAYKEERAKGLVARKRLIEDDEVCVAISCRHCEEPECVPVCISGALTKDDKTGITRYDADKCVGCWSCIMACPYGAIQRDKYNSMIVKCDLCAERESGPACVEACPNRALKYEER comes from the coding sequence ATGAAACGTATTTATCCTGACAGGGAGTTATGTATCGGGTGCGGCCTGTGTGTGTTGGGCTGCCTCGCTGCGCATTCCAAATCGAATGATTTGATCCTTGCTTATAAGGAAGAACGGGCCAAGGGTTTGGTGGCTCGCAAGCGCTTGATTGAAGATGATGAAGTATGTGTCGCCATCAGCTGCAGACATTGTGAAGAACCTGAATGTGTACCTGTTTGCATCTCCGGAGCGTTGACCAAGGATGATAAAACCGGAATCACTCGTTATGATGCGGACAAGTGTGTGGGCTGCTGGTCCTGTATTATGGCTTGCCCGTATGGTGCTATTCAGCGCGACAAATATAACAGTATGATTGTTAAGTGTGACCTTTGCGCAGAAAGGGAGAGCGGTCCGGCATGCGTGGAAGCCTGTCCCAACCGGGCTTTAAAATATGAGGAGAGATAG